The following proteins are encoded in a genomic region of Thermococcus pacificus:
- the rpl18a gene encoding 50S ribosomal protein L18Ae, producing MEVKVFRVKGVFERNGKKERFTREYRGLKKEDVVEILYSEVGSKHRVPRNKIWIEAVEEIKPEEAENPIVRKLSGL from the coding sequence ATGGAGGTTAAGGTCTTCCGCGTTAAGGGCGTCTTCGAGAGGAACGGAAAGAAGGAGAGGTTCACCAGGGAGTACCGCGGGCTTAAGAAGGAGGACGTTGTTGAGATCCTCTACTCCGAGGTCGGTAGCAAGCACCGCGTTCCGAGGAACAAGATATGGATCGAGGCCGTTGAGGAGATAAAGCCTGAAGAGGCCGAGAACCCGATCGTCAGAAAGCTCAGCGGCCTCTGA
- a CDS encoding translation initiation factor IF-6: MHIERLDFENSPYLGVYGLATDKVVLVREGLGEKKLAVLREVLKVPLIETSVMKSRIVGIFAAGNSNAIVVPWYIWDAELDAINNQLKEYGIDVEVVPFQSTLTAFGNLILANDKAALISAKFTREEAKKLEDILGVEVERGMIGDYHAVGSAGVVTNRGGLVHPEATDEELEWLRDLFKVDVYVGTANMGVPFVGSCMLANSHGVVVGHLTTGPEIVKIEEALGFLD, from the coding sequence ATGCACATAGAGAGGCTTGATTTTGAGAACTCACCGTATCTTGGAGTTTACGGCCTTGCGACCGATAAGGTAGTCCTGGTTAGGGAGGGCCTCGGAGAGAAGAAGCTCGCGGTTCTCAGGGAGGTCCTCAAGGTTCCGCTCATCGAGACGAGCGTGATGAAGTCCAGGATAGTCGGCATTTTCGCAGCCGGCAACTCCAACGCGATAGTGGTCCCATGGTACATCTGGGACGCCGAGCTTGATGCAATAAACAATCAGCTCAAGGAGTACGGCATTGACGTGGAAGTGGTCCCCTTCCAGAGCACGCTGACGGCTTTTGGCAACCTCATCTTAGCGAACGATAAGGCAGCCCTTATAAGTGCCAAGTTCACCCGCGAGGAGGCGAAGAAGCTCGAAGATATACTCGGCGTCGAAGTTGAGAGGGGCATGATAGGCGACTACCACGCGGTTGGAAGCGCCGGTGTGGTCACCAACAGGGGCGGCTTGGTTCACCCCGAGGCCACTGATGAGGAGCTGGAATGGCTCCGCGACCTCTTCAAGGTTGATGTCTACGTCGGAACCGCCAACATGGGTGTCCCGTTCGTTGGCTCATGCATGCTGGCCAACTCTCACGGTGTCGTCGTTGGACACCTCACCACTGGACCGGAGATAGTTAAGATTGAAGAAGCGTTAGGTTTCCTTGACTGA
- a CDS encoding 50S ribosomal protein L31e, with the protein MPIKPGEEVIFVVPIQKIKKRVPRWKRAPRAARFLREWIARHAKADEVIIGTDVNEKIWERGAEKPPSKLRVKVVVEEEEGKRVAKVSLA; encoded by the coding sequence ATGCCGATCAAGCCGGGTGAGGAAGTTATATTCGTCGTTCCGATTCAGAAGATAAAGAAGCGCGTTCCGCGCTGGAAGAGGGCCCCGAGGGCAGCTCGCTTCCTCCGCGAGTGGATAGCGAGGCACGCCAAGGCCGATGAGGTCATTATCGGCACCGACGTCAACGAGAAGATCTGGGAGCGCGGCGCTGAGAAGCCCCCTAGCAAGCTCCGCGTTAAGGTTGTTGTCGAGGAGGAGGAAGGCAAGAGGGTGGCCAAGGTCTCCCTCGCATGA
- a CDS encoding 50S ribosomal protein L39e — protein sequence MARNKPLAKKLRLAKAAKQNRRVPVWVIVKTNRKVMTHPKRRMWRRTKLKE from the coding sequence ATGGCGAGAAACAAGCCGCTTGCGAAGAAGCTCAGACTTGCCAAGGCCGCGAAGCAGAACAGGCGCGTTCCGGTCTGGGTCATCGTTAAGACCAACAGGAAGGTCATGACCCACCCCAAGAGGAGAATGTGGAGAAGGACCAAGCTTAAGGAGTGA
- a CDS encoding acyl-CoA mutase large subunit family protein produces the protein MTFDKEKLAKIREEEKRWEETTVAKFLQKAPERKEKFMTDDGFEIKRVYTPADLGEDWDYMEKLGFPGEYPFTRGVYATMYRGRFWTMRQYAGFGTAEESNKRYKYLLEQGQTGLSVAFDLPTQIGYDSDHPMAEGEVGKVGVAIDSLWDMRILFDGIPLDKVSTSMTINSTAANLLAMYILVAEEQGVKPEQLRGTVQNDILKEYIARGTYIFPPQPSMRLTTDIIMYCAENVPKWNPISISGYHIREAGANAVQEVAFTLADGIEYVKAVIERGMDVDKFAGRLSFFFNAHNNFLEEIAKFRAARRLWAYIMKEWFNAKNPRSMLLRFHTQTAGSTLTAQQPENNIVRVAIQALAAVLGGTQSLHTNSYDEALSLPTEKSVRIALRTQQIIAYESGVVDTIDPLGGSYYIEWLTDHIYEEALKYIEKIQKMGGMMRAIERGYIQKEIAESAYKYQKEVEEKKRIIVGVNEFIVDEPLDVEILKVDPSIREKQIERLKKLRSERDSKKVEEALDRLRKAAESEDENLMPYIIEAHRHLATLGEVTDVLREVWGEYRAPLIF, from the coding sequence ATGACCTTCGATAAGGAGAAGCTCGCGAAAATCCGGGAGGAGGAGAAGCGCTGGGAGGAAACTACCGTCGCGAAGTTCCTCCAGAAGGCTCCGGAGAGAAAGGAGAAGTTCATGACGGACGACGGTTTTGAGATAAAGCGCGTTTACACTCCGGCCGACCTTGGCGAAGATTGGGACTACATGGAGAAGCTCGGCTTCCCCGGTGAGTACCCGTTCACGAGAGGCGTTTACGCGACGATGTACCGCGGCCGCTTCTGGACCATGAGGCAGTACGCCGGCTTTGGAACCGCCGAGGAGAGCAACAAGCGCTACAAGTACCTCCTCGAGCAGGGGCAGACCGGTCTGAGTGTCGCCTTTGATTTACCCACCCAGATAGGCTACGACTCCGACCACCCGATGGCCGAGGGCGAGGTCGGTAAGGTCGGTGTCGCGATAGATTCGCTCTGGGATATGAGAATTCTCTTCGACGGAATCCCGCTCGACAAGGTTTCCACTTCAATGACCATCAACTCCACAGCGGCGAACCTTCTCGCCATGTACATCCTCGTGGCTGAAGAGCAGGGCGTTAAGCCAGAGCAGCTCCGCGGAACGGTCCAGAACGACATCCTCAAGGAGTACATAGCTCGTGGCACTTACATCTTCCCGCCCCAGCCGAGCATGAGGCTCACGACAGACATCATCATGTACTGCGCCGAGAACGTTCCCAAGTGGAACCCGATAAGCATAAGCGGCTACCACATCCGCGAGGCCGGTGCCAACGCCGTTCAGGAGGTTGCTTTCACCCTTGCCGACGGTATAGAGTATGTTAAGGCCGTCATCGAGAGGGGTATGGACGTCGACAAGTTCGCCGGAAGGCTGAGCTTCTTCTTCAACGCCCACAACAACTTCCTTGAGGAGATTGCCAAGTTCAGGGCCGCGAGAAGGCTCTGGGCCTACATCATGAAGGAGTGGTTCAACGCCAAGAACCCGCGCTCGATGCTCCTGCGCTTCCACACCCAGACGGCCGGCTCAACCCTCACCGCCCAGCAGCCGGAGAACAACATCGTTAGGGTTGCGATCCAGGCCTTAGCGGCAGTTCTCGGGGGAACCCAGAGCCTGCACACCAACTCCTACGACGAGGCCCTCTCGCTCCCGACGGAGAAGAGCGTTCGCATTGCTCTGAGGACCCAGCAGATCATAGCCTACGAGAGCGGCGTCGTCGACACCATCGATCCTCTCGGCGGAAGCTACTACATCGAGTGGCTCACCGACCACATCTACGAGGAGGCTTTGAAGTACATCGAGAAGATCCAGAAGATGGGCGGCATGATGAGGGCTATAGAGCGCGGCTACATCCAGAAGGAGATAGCCGAGAGCGCCTACAAGTACCAGAAAGAAGTCGAGGAGAAGAAGCGCATCATCGTCGGCGTCAACGAGTTCATAGTCGATGAACCGCTCGACGTCGAGATCCTCAAGGTCGACCCGAGCATCAGGGAGAAGCAGATCGAGCGCCTCAAGAAGCTCCGCTCCGAGAGGGACAGCAAGAAGGTCGAGGAGGCTTTGGACAGGCTCAGGAAGGCGGCAGAAAGCGAGGATGAGAACCTTATGCCCTACATCATCGAGGCCCACAGGCACCTCGCGACCCTCGGTGAGGTCACCGACGTCCTGAGGGAGGTCTGGGGCGAGTACAGGGCGCCGCTGATATTCTGA